One region of Glandiceps talaboti unplaced genomic scaffold, keGlaTala1.1 scaffold_51, whole genome shotgun sequence genomic DNA includes:
- the LOC144453297 gene encoding uncharacterized protein LOC144453297 encodes MYLAPCIVLFAVVFASSNSTATATTITDKQPLQPPPTADPARCPSNHYEYVLSKRVRVCRQCRQCPDGVKVLSPCNLTADTLCRGCVDGNDFYDEVTKLCLYIPQHRSEKKTTSDVSLDSESSSFSEIILVSAAYFGLVLITSLGLCFLIWFGNKIAGQLRKEEKPPVYTVQGVNLLHRVPPYPCDDTASLCSTCVTDIDIDDPTTCSTRLSTVTC; translated from the exons ATGTATCTGGCGCCGTGCATCGTGTTGTTCGCCGTCGTTTTTGCAAGTTCAAACTCGACagccaccgccaccaccatcaCCGACAAGCAGCCCCTACAGCCACCGCCAACTGCAGATCCTGCCCGGTGTCCCTCCAACCACTACGAGTATGTATTGTCAAAGAGGGTACGAGTGTGTCGCCAGTGTCGCCAGTGCCCGGATGGGGTAAAAGTTCTTTCACCTTGTAACCTTACAGCAGACACTCTCTGTCGAGGATGCGTTGACGGTAACGACTTTTACGACGAAGTCACGAAATTGTGTCTGTACATCCCTCAACATCGTTCAGAGAAGAAGACGACTAGTGATGTCTCGTTAGACTCAGAGTCATCATCGTTCAGTGAAATCATACTTGTCTCAGCAGCTTATTTCGGCCTGGTCCTCATCACGTCTCTTGGCCTGTGCTTTCTAATTTGGTTCGGGAATAAAATTGCCGGCCAGTTAAGGAAGGAAGAGAAACCACCTGTGTACACCGTTCAAG gtGTAAATCTCCTACACCGAGTGCCACCTTATCCTTGTGATGATACAGCAAGTCTTTGCAGTACATGTGTTACCGATATCGATATCGATGATCCTACAACTTGTAGTACAAGACTGTCGACTGTAACGTGTTAA